The Nocardia sp. BMG51109 nucleotide sequence GGCGCGTCTCGCCGACTCGAGGAATGATGGTGGTACGCGTGCCGAAGGTTGGGAGCGACGATGGAAACCGCGGTCGTCTTCGTACTGGCCTGCCTGGTCTATTGGTGGGGGCTGCTGTAGCAGCCGAGATTGCCGTCGCCCGGCGGGCGTACGCCCCGCGGCGGCATCACGACGACAGAAGGCCCGCACCGGAACCGGTGCGGGCCTTCGCATCTCACGCATTCGCGGCGGTCGGCCGCTGCCGATGGGTGATCAGCCGTTGCCGTTGAGGCCGGCGCGCACGCCCTCCTCGATGCGCTTGCCGATCTCCGTGTCGACGTTCTTCCAGTACTCGAACACCCGGCTCAGCACCGGTTCCTGCACGCCGCCCAGGACATGGCCGACGACGTTGCTCACCAGGCGGTCGCGCTCCGCGTCGCTGAACACCTCGCGGACCAGCGTGCCCGGCTGGGTGAAATCGCCGTCCTCCGCGTGCTGGATGTAGCCCGCCCGGACCTGCTCCGGCTCGAAGGCCCAGGCGGCCTCCTCCGGCGCCAGGGACTCGTCGGCGTGCGGGCCGCCGTACGAATTCGGCGCGTACACCGGGACTTCCGGCGCGTTGAACTCGTACCGCATCGGGCCCTCCTTGGAGTAGGAGTTCACCTCGGCGGCCCGGGCCCGGTTCGGCGGCAGCTGCGCGTAGTTGGTGCCGATCCGGTAGCGGTGTGCGTCGGCGTACGAGAACACGCGGCCCAGCAGCATCTTGTCCGGCGAGTAGCCGATGCCCGGCACGATGTTCGACGGCTCGAACGCGGCCTGCTCGATCTCGACGAAGTAGTTGCGCGGGTTGCGGTTCAGCGTCCAGCGCCCGACCTCGATCAGCGGGTAGTCCTTCTTCGACCACACCTTGGTCAGATCGAACGGGTTGAAGCGGTAGCCGTCCGCCTCGGCGACCGGCATGACCTGGACGTACACCGTCCAGCTCGGGTAGTCGCCGCGCTCGATGGCATCCCACAGGTCCTGCCGGTGGTAATCCGCGTTCTCGCCGGCCAGCCGGTCGGCCTCCGCCTGGGTCAGGAAGTCGTGACCCTGGTCGGTCCGGAAGTGGTACTTCACCCAGAACCGCTCGCCCTCGGCATTGATCCACTGGTAGGTGTGCGAGCCGTAGCCGTTCATGTGCCGGTAGGTCTTCGGCACACCGCGGTCGCCCATCAGCCAGGTGACCTGGTGGGCGGACTCCGGCCGCAGCGTCCAGAAGTCCCACTGCATGTTGTGATCGCGCAATCCGTTGCCCGGCAACCGCTTCTGCGAGCGGATGAAGTCGGGGAACTTGATCGGATCCTTGATGAAGAAGACCGGCGTGTTGTTGCCGACGAGGTCGTAGTTGCCGTCCTCGGTGTAGAACTTCATCGCGAAGCCGCGCGGGTCGCGCCAGGTGTCGGGGCTGCCCTGCTCACCGGCGACCGTGGAGAAACGCACCAGCGACTCGGTGCGCGCACCCGGCTGGAACAGCTTGGCCTTGGTGAACCGGCTGACGTCGCCGGTCACGACCAGCTCCCCGTAGGCGCCCGCGCCCTTGGCGTGCACGATCCGCTCGGGCACCCGTTCCCGGTTGAACTGGGCGAGCTTCTCGATCAGATAGTGGTCGTGCAGCAGGATCGGGCCCTGGGTACCCGAGGTGAGGGACTCGTTGTCGCTCGCTACCGGCGTCCCGCTGTTGGTGGTGGTCGGCTTGGTCATTCGACGCCTCCTTGACTGGTGAGCAACACCGGAGAGGGGCTGCCCGGGTTATCGGGATGGGGTGTCGGCCGTCCGACGGCAGTCTGGGCACTGCCCCCAGTACACGACCTCCGCCTCGTCGATCGAGAAGCCGTGTGTGTCGGACGGGTCTAGACAAGGGGCACTGCCCACGGCACAGTCCACGTCCACGACCGTGCCGCATGTTCTGCACACCAGGTGGTGGTGGTTGTCGCCGGTCCGCGCCTCGTACAGCGCCGCGGATCCGGCCGGTTCGATGCGCCTCAGCAGTCCGGCGTTCACACAGGCGCGCAACACGTCGTAGACGGCCTGTGTGGATACCGAGCCGATCCGTTCCCGAACCGTGACGGCCACCCGATCGGCATCCGAATGCGGTAGGGCTGTCACCACATCCAGTACCGCGACCCGCGGGGCGGTGACCCGCAAGCCGGCCGCGCGCAACCGCTCGCGCGGATCGAAGCCATCGGTGTGCATATCCCCAGTCTGCCCGTTTTCTGGAATAAGTCAATAAAAGACTCGATAGTCTTCCTATGGCCGGCTTCCTCCGACCGGGGCGGAATAGATCCGGATACCCGCCCGTTGACCACCACTGCCGGCGTCGGGACAGCCCCGGGCCGCACCCTCAGTCGCTACGAGCGACCACTCGCCGCGAGGCGCATGTCGGGCGTCGGCACTCGAGCCGCGGATCCAGGCGTGGCATCCGCGCCGCTCGGCGTGACGGCGCCGCCAGGTACTCCCCCCGAACCTGGCGGCGTTCACGGTCGGCGCCGACGGTTGCAAATCGGATATGAGCCGTCCGGAGTTCCCGCACCGGCCGCGAGCGGCGGGATAATCTGACGCCATGGGGCGCCTTCTCGGCCGGCTGGCGGGTGTGACTGTCTTCCTGGTGGCGATCGGCATCGTCAGCGCGCCGCCGGTCTCGGCGGCTCCCGACGAGTTCGCGCACTGCCGCGTGCATTCCGGCCGCGAGTTCGAGCGGGCGGAACCCGAGCAGGAAGGACTGAACACCGACCGGCTGGCGGCCGCGCTGGATTTCGCCGCCGGGCGAAATCGGTTGAATGTCCAGGTATTCCGGAACAATTGCCTGATCGGTACCGGACCGGCGAACGACGAGACGGGACGTATCCCCTGGAACGTCTGGAGCGCCACCAAGAGCGTGGTGTCGCTGATCGCCGGAATCGCCTGGGACCAAGGGAAGCTCGATATCGCCGCACCGATCGGCGGCTACCTGCCGCCCGGCCTCGGCGACGAGGCGCACCGGGCGATCACCGTCGAGAATCTGCTCACCGAAACCTCCGGGCTGCGCATCGGGCTGCTGAACGAGGGCGCCACCGCCGTCGTCCCGATCGATCCGAACAGCGCCGTCCAGGCGCTCGGCCTACCGCTGGATACGCCGCCGGGAAGCACGTTCTCCTACAGCCAGCGCAACGTGGATCTGCTCGCCTACGTGCTCGAGCAGGCAGTCGGCGAGCCGTTGCAGCAGTTCGCGCAGCGAGAGCTGTTCGATCCGCTGGGCATCGAGCGCGGCGACTACTACTGGGCCCGTGACCGTTCCGCGCACACCTACGGTTACGCCCATCTGCTGATCCCGCCCGACGATCTGGCCAAGCTGGGACTGCTGGTGAGCAACGACGGCCGCTGGGGCGCGGCGCAGGTGGTCTCCGACGAGTATCTGCGGCAGGCGCGGCAGCCCTCGCCCACCAACCCGTGCTACGGCTACCTGTTCTGGCTCGGCGCGGGCTGCGTGGAGATGCCGGAGTTCCTGCCGCCGGACACCTACGAGATGTCGGGGCTCGGGCTGCAGAACGTCTTCATCATCCCCAGTCTGGACCTGACCGTGATGTGGACCGGTTTCTACGGCAACCACAGCGAGCGCGGGGCGCTCGGCACGCTGCAGAATTCGGCCGAGCTGACGCACGAGTTCTTCCGCCGGCTGTTCGCCGCGTTCGACGAGCCGCCCGCGCCGGATCCGGGGCCGTACGTGGAACCGCCCCCGGAGGTGAATCCCGGCGACTACCTCGACCCGAACGTCACGCTGGCGGTGTTCGGCATCGGCCCGTACGCCTACCCCGGCTGTACTGTGCTGTCCTGTTTGAACACTCCCCTCGCCCCACCCTTCGCCGACAGCCCGCCCGGCTGTCTGATCCTCGCCTGCCTCGGGCCGGACCCGCGGACGCCGGGCATCCGCTGACCGAGCACGGCCGTGGTCTCGGCTCAGCCGCGTCCGGAACATCCGCTCGCCCGGCGCACGCGGTCTCCGCGGCGAAATGCGTGCGCGCCGGGAGCCGGAGGCGTCCGGTCAGGCACAACCGACCGGCGGGGTGATGAGATGCGCGCGCAGTTCGGCGTTGATCCGTGCGGCCGCGTGGTTCAGCCAGCTCTGGTAGTAGTCGAGAAAGGCCGGGCCGAGCGACCATTCGCCGCGGCGGTACCCCAGGTAGACGACTCGGCCCCGAGAGGGCCCGGCCGCGACCACGCCGATGAAGTCGCCGTATCCGACATCGCTGATCACCAGGACGCCGTGATCCGCCGGTTCGGGGCCGCGCGCGATCGACCCCTGCTCACCGTTCGGAAACGTTCGGGCACAAGCGTTGCGGGCCGAACGCACGAGACGTTCCCAGCTGATTCCGCAGTAGGGACCCGCGCCGACGCCGACATGCGCGAGAAAGGCCCGGAACTCCGGCTCCAGGACCCCGCCCATCGCGATCTCCAACCCGGACAGTTCGCTCGCCCGCACCGGCCAGGTGAGATAGGAGTGCAGGTGCCTCCCCGAGGGAACCTCGTCGCCGAAACCTCTCGGCAGCAAGGCATCCCGCTCGCGCAACCACTCGAGGCGGCCCCGAATCCAATGCAGCCGAGCCCGTAGTTCGTCCTCCATCAATTGATCATGACGACCGAACGCACCTGCGCGCCAACGTCATTCGACGCGGCGAAACCACATAACACCAGGTCGGAGCCGAAGTTACACA carries:
- a CDS encoding serine hydrolase encodes the protein MGRLLGRLAGVTVFLVAIGIVSAPPVSAAPDEFAHCRVHSGREFERAEPEQEGLNTDRLAAALDFAAGRNRLNVQVFRNNCLIGTGPANDETGRIPWNVWSATKSVVSLIAGIAWDQGKLDIAAPIGGYLPPGLGDEAHRAITVENLLTETSGLRIGLLNEGATAVVPIDPNSAVQALGLPLDTPPGSTFSYSQRNVDLLAYVLEQAVGEPLQQFAQRELFDPLGIERGDYYWARDRSAHTYGYAHLLIPPDDLAKLGLLVSNDGRWGAAQVVSDEYLRQARQPSPTNPCYGYLFWLGAGCVEMPEFLPPDTYEMSGLGLQNVFIIPSLDLTVMWTGFYGNHSERGALGTLQNSAELTHEFFRRLFAAFDEPPAPDPGPYVEPPPEVNPGDYLDPNVTLAVFGIGPYAYPGCTVLSCLNTPLAPPFADSPPGCLILACLGPDPRTPGIR
- a CDS encoding Fur family transcriptional regulator; the protein is MHTDGFDPRERLRAAGLRVTAPRVAVLDVVTALPHSDADRVAVTVRERIGSVSTQAVYDVLRACVNAGLLRRIEPAGSAALYEARTGDNHHHLVCRTCGTVVDVDCAVGSAPCLDPSDTHGFSIDEAEVVYWGQCPDCRRTADTPSR
- a CDS encoding SMI1/KNR4 family protein, which gives rise to MEDELRARLHWIRGRLEWLRERDALLPRGFGDEVPSGRHLHSYLTWPVRASELSGLEIAMGGVLEPEFRAFLAHVGVGAGPYCGISWERLVRSARNACARTFPNGEQGSIARGPEPADHGVLVISDVGYGDFIGVVAAGPSRGRVVYLGYRRGEWSLGPAFLDYYQSWLNHAAARINAELRAHLITPPVGCA
- a CDS encoding catalase, with the protein product MTKPTTTNSGTPVASDNESLTSGTQGPILLHDHYLIEKLAQFNRERVPERIVHAKGAGAYGELVVTGDVSRFTKAKLFQPGARTESLVRFSTVAGEQGSPDTWRDPRGFAMKFYTEDGNYDLVGNNTPVFFIKDPIKFPDFIRSQKRLPGNGLRDHNMQWDFWTLRPESAHQVTWLMGDRGVPKTYRHMNGYGSHTYQWINAEGERFWVKYHFRTDQGHDFLTQAEADRLAGENADYHRQDLWDAIERGDYPSWTVYVQVMPVAEADGYRFNPFDLTKVWSKKDYPLIEVGRWTLNRNPRNYFVEIEQAAFEPSNIVPGIGYSPDKMLLGRVFSYADAHRYRIGTNYAQLPPNRARAAEVNSYSKEGPMRYEFNAPEVPVYAPNSYGGPHADESLAPEEAAWAFEPEQVRAGYIQHAEDGDFTQPGTLVREVFSDAERDRLVSNVVGHVLGGVQEPVLSRVFEYWKNVDTEIGKRIEEGVRAGLNGNG